Part of the Meleagris gallopavo isolate NT-WF06-2002-E0010 breed Aviagen turkey brand Nicholas breeding stock unplaced genomic scaffold, Turkey_5.1 ChrUn_random_7180001951337, whole genome shotgun sequence genome is shown below.
cttctctTTACTTACCGTGTGATTTTTATGCCACTTCACTGGATACACTGGGAGTAATACACTGGGTCTTTTTATTGCTCAAGTAGAAAGTGCTTGTTACCTATCtatacatacaaaaaaaaacaaagtttttttcAAGTGGCATACATCACACTGTTGTAGTGGTCGACTTCCTCAAGATGGTCTTCTGGGGTTTTGCTGCAGTTTGTGGAGGCACAGTAACAGGTCTCGGAGGAGGAAAGCTGTTACTGGAACTTATCCCCAGCCCTCCATTTTCTAGAGGAAACGGAGGCAGCGGAGGCGGTGGGGGTggcagaggagggcactgatGAGGCAGCGCTCTCAGAAGATGGGCAGGCTCGCTGTGCAAGTGCACCTCCCTGTTTTTAATGTTATATCGAACGTCACAGTCTGGGCAATAGCCGTGATACTGCACTTTTTCACTAAATCGTACCCGTTCCCTCGCTCCTGCCTGAGGACACCGCTCTTTCTCAGGTCTGTGCATTAGAGGTGGAATCGCGACACTGTCCAAATTACTGTTTGGTATACAGCACAAATCCCCATTTGGGATATGGCTGGGTCCATTTCGTGGCAGGGTACCATTAGTCTTGACAGGGTTGGCCGAAGGGGGTGGCCTCAGAGGCTTTTCACACTTGACAGGTGTCAGTCGTGGAGGGGGGGGAGGCGGATTTGGCTTCCGCAGCACGGTGAGGATAGCAGAGGAATGCACAGGCGGCTTGATGAGTGGAGTACTGCCCCGCACCTTcaccttctccaggctggaggctgttgtgctgctggagctgctgttgaGTGTGTCTGTTTTGGAACTGTCTGTCATCTCATCCTCCAG
Proteins encoded:
- the PRR16 gene encoding protein Largen; translated protein: MTDSSKTDTLNSSSSSTTASSLEKVKVRGSTPLIKPPVHSSAILTVLRKPNPPPPPPRLTPVKCEKPLRPPPSANPVKTNGTLPRNGPSHIPNGDLCCIPNSNLDSVAIPPLMHRPEKERCPQAGARERVRFSEKVQYHGYCPDCDVRYNIKNREVHLHSEPAHLLRALPHQCPPLPPPPPPLPPFPLENGGLGISSSNSFPPPRPVTVPPQTAAKPQKTILRKSTTTTV